A region of Moorena producens PAL-8-15-08-1 DNA encodes the following proteins:
- a CDS encoding glycosyltransferase yields MRILFLHPKSFAQFSHLAKALAQDDTNQVIFGTQRRAGKLPKVSKAIYSPVKTVSPTTHYYLHQLQRDIHEGQAVYHLCTRLKSEGFVPDVVYGHGGWGSTLYIKDVFPQAKLLCYCEWFYHAHGSNFDFDPSDPLTSDDETRIRTKNASMLISLVSCDRGLSPTYYQHCQFPQEFHSKITVRHDGIDTEFFKPKPGAKLVLPRIDLDLSEVDELITYVGRGMEPYRGFPQFMEAVGILQQRRPRCHVVVVGENRVVYSKPLPDGKTYKELMLDKVPLDLERVHFTGLLPYSEYLKVLQASSVHIYLTYPFVLSWSMLESMATGCLVVGSNTAPVIEVIENRVNGLLVDFFSPEDIADRVEEALDNRDKMTRIRENARETILQRYDLAKLLPQHIQWIQED; encoded by the coding sequence ATGCGTATTCTATTCCTCCATCCCAAGTCCTTCGCCCAATTTTCTCACCTCGCTAAGGCATTAGCCCAAGATGATACTAATCAGGTTATCTTTGGCACTCAGCGCAGAGCAGGGAAATTGCCTAAGGTTTCCAAAGCCATCTACAGCCCTGTGAAGACAGTTAGTCCTACAACTCACTACTACCTTCACCAGCTGCAAAGAGATATCCATGAGGGTCAAGCAGTCTATCACCTATGTACCAGGCTGAAATCTGAAGGATTTGTTCCTGATGTGGTTTATGGTCATGGGGGTTGGGGCTCGACCCTATATATCAAAGACGTTTTCCCCCAGGCAAAACTGCTGTGCTACTGCGAGTGGTTTTACCATGCCCATGGCTCAAATTTTGACTTTGATCCCTCTGACCCCCTGACCTCTGACGATGAAACCCGGATTCGGACCAAAAATGCCTCAATGTTAATCAGCTTAGTCAGTTGCGATCGCGGATTGTCTCCCACCTACTATCAGCATTGTCAGTTTCCACAGGAGTTCCACAGCAAAATCACTGTGCGTCATGATGGCATTGACACGGAGTTCTTTAAACCCAAGCCTGGAGCGAAATTAGTTCTGCCTCGGATCGACTTAGACCTGTCCGAGGTTGACGAACTAATCACCTATGTCGGACGAGGGATGGAACCTTACCGGGGGTTTCCCCAATTTATGGAAGCGGTGGGGATTCTCCAGCAGCGACGACCAAGGTGTCATGTGGTGGTGGTGGGGGAGAATCGGGTTGTCTATAGCAAACCTCTACCAGATGGCAAAACCTACAAGGAATTGATGTTGGACAAGGTGCCTCTGGATTTAGAGAGAGTCCACTTTACTGGCTTACTGCCCTACTCAGAATATCTGAAAGTCCTGCAAGCTTCCTCTGTCCATATTTATCTGACCTATCCCTTCGTCTTGTCCTGGTCGATGCTAGAGTCAATGGCTACAGGGTGTTTGGTGGTTGGCTCTAATACTGCTCCGGTGATCGAGGTGATCGAAAACCGGGTCAATGGATTATTAGTAGACTTTTTCTCTCCAGAGGACATTGCGGATCGGGTGGAGGAAGCTCTGGATAATCGGGACAAGATGACTCGGATACGGGAGAATGCCAGGGAAACGATTTTACAGCGCTATGATTTGGCTAAGTTATTGCCTCAGCATATCCAGTGGATACAGGAGGATTGA
- a CDS encoding tetratricopeptide repeat protein, producing the protein MSVICVLGMHRSGTSCLAGSLQAAGLYGGTVDRCNADNLKGCRENLKIIALNDAVLAETSGTWKNPPDTISWTEEHQQQRDAIIADFYYYVSVWMFKDPRTLLTLPFWREGIPNLHFIGTFRHPMRVAMSLYHRSGFPLRDSLTLWIHYNRIILDSFRQSPFPLLCFDLPQQEYLSQLEQGINHLCSQVKASISLSIPAAQRFYETRLVNQNDMVSLPPQNSNRDHDHSNDSELLATAAELYRNLRQAAGLTLEEAEEAVVQTSGYTVPLEESITACQEVIKSQPDNPHAYFMLGNAQRQQEDIDGAIASYGKAIELAPDNYYFYRHLSTLLYQQERLDEAITVCQQALQSQPENPLIYMTLGQIQLQKGNQAEGMANCEKARLINKKGWLAAKKLLSSLTNDSGYQLGEVQNRRF; encoded by the coding sequence ATGTCAGTTATCTGTGTTTTAGGAATGCATCGCAGCGGTACTAGCTGTTTAGCAGGCTCTTTACAAGCGGCTGGGTTGTATGGCGGTACAGTGGACCGCTGTAATGCTGATAATCTCAAAGGTTGTCGGGAAAACCTGAAAATTATAGCATTGAACGATGCTGTCTTGGCTGAAACCAGTGGCACTTGGAAAAATCCGCCAGATACCATCAGCTGGACCGAGGAACATCAACAACAACGGGATGCCATCATTGCTGACTTTTACTACTATGTGTCGGTCTGGATGTTTAAAGATCCGCGCACTTTACTGACCCTTCCGTTTTGGCGTGAAGGCATCCCCAACTTACACTTCATTGGTACCTTCCGCCATCCCATGAGAGTGGCGATGTCCCTGTATCACCGGTCAGGATTTCCCCTACGGGATAGTTTAACTCTCTGGATTCACTACAATCGCATCATCCTAGACAGCTTCCGCCAATCACCGTTTCCCTTACTCTGCTTCGACCTTCCTCAACAAGAGTATCTCAGCCAATTGGAGCAAGGGATTAATCACCTATGCTCCCAAGTTAAAGCATCCATATCCCTCTCTATCCCAGCCGCACAGAGATTCTATGAAACTAGGTTAGTGAATCAGAACGATATGGTTTCTTTACCGCCACAAAATTCCAATCGAGATCATGACCACAGCAACGACAGTGAGCTGCTGGCTACCGCTGCAGAACTTTACCGGAATTTGAGACAAGCAGCGGGATTGACACTGGAGGAAGCAGAGGAAGCAGTGGTGCAAACCTCTGGTTACACTGTCCCTTTAGAAGAAAGTATTACTGCTTGTCAGGAGGTGATTAAATCCCAGCCCGACAACCCTCATGCCTATTTCATGCTGGGTAATGCTCAGCGTCAGCAAGAGGACATTGATGGGGCGATCGCTAGCTATGGAAAAGCGATTGAGTTAGCTCCGGACAATTATTACTTCTACCGACACTTATCAACCCTGCTCTACCAGCAAGAGCGGTTGGATGAGGCAATAACTGTTTGTCAGCAAGCCCTTCAGTCACAGCCTGAAAATCCCTTGATTTATATGACTCTGGGCCAAATCCAGCTTCAGAAGGGAAATCAAGCAGAAGGGATGGCTAACTGCGAAAAAGCTAGGCTAATAAATAAAAAGGGATGGCTAGCTGCCAAAAAGTTGCTGAGCTCGTTAACTAACGATAGCGGTTATCAATTGGGTGAGGTACAAAATCGTAGATTTTAG
- the pseI gene encoding pseudaminic acid synthase: MQEITIYDKRVGSTSPPFIVAEMSGNHNQSLERALEIVEAAAKTGAHGLKIQTYTADTMTLDIDEGEFFINDPNSLWKGNSLYKLYQQAYTPWEWHKPIFDKCKELGIIGFSTPFDATAVDFLESLDVPCYKIASFENTDLPLIRKVASTGKPMIISTGMATVAELDETVRTAREAGCQDLILLKCTSTYPATPENTNILTIPHLRELFDVQVGLSDHTMGIGVAVASVALGATFIEKHFTLSRADGGVDSAFSMEPQEMQQLVIESERAWQALGKVNYGATEAEKKSLVFRRSLYIAEDMQAGDILTPKNLRAIRPGSGLPTKYYDVLLGKPIKTDAKKGTPVSWEMVMSGEK; the protein is encoded by the coding sequence ATGCAAGAGATTACTATTTATGATAAAAGGGTAGGCTCAACTTCTCCTCCATTTATCGTTGCCGAAATGTCAGGCAACCACAATCAATCCCTTGAGCGTGCCCTAGAAATTGTCGAAGCAGCAGCTAAAACTGGCGCTCATGGTCTGAAAATCCAGACTTACACTGCTGACACTATGACCTTGGACATTGATGAAGGCGAGTTTTTCATCAATGACCCCAACAGCCTTTGGAAAGGAAACTCACTGTACAAGCTATACCAACAAGCCTACACACCTTGGGAATGGCACAAACCTATCTTCGACAAATGTAAAGAACTGGGCATCATCGGCTTCAGCACTCCCTTCGATGCGACAGCAGTTGATTTTCTGGAATCTTTGGATGTTCCCTGCTACAAAATCGCCTCCTTTGAAAACACAGATTTACCCTTAATTCGCAAAGTTGCTAGCACTGGTAAACCCATGATTATCTCTACTGGTATGGCAACAGTAGCAGAACTAGACGAAACAGTACGCACTGCCAGAGAGGCAGGATGCCAGGATTTAATTTTGCTCAAATGCACTAGTACTTATCCTGCTACCCCTGAGAATACCAACATCCTCACCATTCCCCATCTGCGAGAACTCTTTGACGTACAGGTTGGTCTATCTGACCACACCATGGGTATTGGTGTGGCAGTGGCTAGTGTTGCTCTTGGAGCTACCTTCATCGAAAAGCATTTTACTCTGAGCCGGGCTGATGGTGGAGTGGATTCTGCGTTTTCCATGGAACCCCAAGAAATGCAACAATTGGTAATTGAATCCGAGCGCGCCTGGCAGGCTTTGGGTAAGGTGAATTATGGTGCCACTGAGGCTGAGAAAAAGTCCTTGGTGTTTAGGAGAAGTCTTTATATTGCTGAGGATATGCAAGCCGGGGATATCTTAACCCCAAAGAATTTAAGGGCGATTAGACCGGGGTCTGGATTGCCTACTAAATATTATGATGTTCTCTTAGGAAAGCCAATCAAAACTGATGCGAAGAAGGGAACCCCAGTCAGTTGGGAAATGGTCATGTCTGGAGAAAAATAA
- the pseG gene encoding UDP-2,4-diacetamido-2,4,6-trideoxy-beta-L-altropyranose hydrolase, translating to MEIKQNLLIRADASPKIGTGHVMRCLALAQAWLQEGGQVTLLMGTAAPTLEARLQAEGIQVGHVSVLLGSGEDAEQTITQAKALGATWVVVDGYHFGADYQRVIKEAGLRLLFIDDYGHAAHYWADLVLNQNVYAHQGLYPKRESYTQLLLGTQYTLLRKEFWPWQGWQRQIPTVARKVLVTLGGADPDNVTLKVIQALEQVKVEGLEAVVVVGGSNPHYQQLQAAVHDSEAAITLKYNVTNMPDLMAWADIAIAAGGSTCWELAFMGLPSLVVILAENQRAVADKLDAFGAAINLGWHTEVLCEPLAAQINRLLNASEFRKEMIEHGQRLVDGEGSARVLMHLQDRKLRLRAVGEDDCELLWQWANDPEVRLRSFSSKPIPWDEHVQWFNLKLKSPDCQFYMALNTQDVPIGSIRFDIEHNEATVSICINSEHRGQGYGSTLINLASTAIFINSNTTKINAYIKPDNLASIRAFLKAGFKELETVTLKDKNGVNATYLVKQRQNFIH from the coding sequence ATGGAAATAAAGCAGAACTTGCTGATTCGGGCTGATGCCTCCCCTAAAATTGGCACTGGGCATGTTATGCGCTGCCTGGCTCTGGCTCAGGCATGGCTGCAGGAAGGGGGACAGGTAACCTTGTTGATGGGAACCGCAGCACCGACACTCGAAGCCCGGTTACAGGCGGAAGGCATCCAAGTGGGTCATGTGTCTGTTTTACTAGGTAGTGGGGAGGATGCTGAGCAAACGATCACTCAGGCCAAAGCATTGGGGGCAACTTGGGTGGTGGTGGATGGCTATCACTTCGGAGCTGACTATCAGCGAGTAATTAAAGAAGCCGGGTTACGGCTGTTGTTTATTGATGACTATGGCCATGCAGCCCACTACTGGGCTGACCTAGTTTTAAATCAGAATGTCTATGCCCATCAGGGACTGTATCCTAAACGGGAATCCTACACCCAGCTGCTACTGGGTACCCAATATACACTCCTCAGGAAGGAATTCTGGCCTTGGCAAGGCTGGCAGCGGCAGATCCCAACCGTGGCACGAAAGGTGCTGGTTACCTTGGGGGGAGCAGACCCGGATAATGTGACCCTGAAGGTGATTCAGGCATTAGAGCAGGTCAAGGTTGAAGGACTCGAAGCAGTGGTGGTGGTGGGGGGGAGTAATCCTCATTATCAGCAGTTACAGGCAGCAGTGCATGATTCCGAGGCAGCAATTACCCTCAAGTATAATGTCACAAATATGCCTGATTTAATGGCTTGGGCTGATATTGCGATCGCAGCTGGGGGAAGTACTTGTTGGGAGTTGGCCTTTATGGGACTACCAAGTTTGGTGGTAATTCTAGCTGAAAATCAACGGGCAGTAGCGGATAAACTGGATGCTTTTGGTGCTGCAATTAATTTGGGGTGGCATACAGAGGTTCTCTGTGAACCTCTGGCAGCACAAATCAATCGGTTACTCAATGCCTCGGAGTTTAGGAAAGAGATGATTGAGCATGGTCAACGGTTAGTCGATGGTGAAGGCAGTGCCAGAGTGCTGATGCACCTGCAGGATCGAAAGCTCAGGTTGAGAGCTGTGGGTGAAGATGATTGTGAATTGCTGTGGCAGTGGGCGAATGACCCGGAAGTTAGGTTACGCTCCTTCTCATCAAAGCCTATTCCGTGGGATGAACATGTTCAATGGTTCAACTTGAAACTTAAGTCTCCAGATTGCCAGTTTTATATGGCATTAAATACCCAAGATGTCCCTATTGGTTCAATTCGATTCGACATTGAGCATAATGAGGCAACAGTTTCAATCTGCATAAATAGTGAACATAGAGGTCAGGGGTATGGCAGTACACTCATAAATCTGGCTTCTACGGCTATATTTATAAATTCAAATACAACTAAAATTAACGCCTATATTAAGCCAGATAATTTAGCGTCTATCCGAGCCTTTCTGAAGGCAGGCTTCAAAGAGTTGGAAACAGTCACCCTCAAGGATAAGAATGGTGTAAATGCGACGTACTTAGTTAAACAACGTCAAAATTTTATTCACTAA
- a CDS encoding aminotransferase class III-fold pyridoxal phosphate-dependent enzyme yields the protein MSIIAIVQARMGSTRFPKKVMRPILGVPMIELLLLRLSQAKLVDQIVLATSEDPRNHPLVAHVKQLGYPVYQGSENDVLDRYYQAARPYHPQIVVRITGDCPLIDPEIVDALLAEFQLSSVDYLSNCLSRTFPDGLDTEVFTFTTLERASHQATQLHEREHVTPYIRESGKFSLGNYSHSEDYSTKRWTVDEPEDFEVVTNVFQHFHPRKDFGWLEVLNLCHTRPELFAANQQVTGNQGALMGTGQKLWKRAKRVIPGGNMLLSKRAEMFLPEQWPAYFSKAKGCRVWDLDGREYIDMSIMGIGTNILGYGNPEVDQAVGQTIEAANMSTFNCPEEVYLAERLVELHPWADMVRFARSGGEANAIAIRIARAASGGDKVAICGYHGWHDWYLSANLGDDKNLAGHLLPGLEPKGVPSNLSNTVYPFNYNQFDELEALVNLHDIGVIKMEVSRNQGPKPGFLEKIRQLATDRNIVLIFDECTSGFRQTLGGLHKLYGVEPDMAMFGKALGNGYGITAVIGRREIMEAAQSTFISSTFWTERIGPTAGLKTLEVMERTHAYDQITETGKVIGEQWRKLAAKYGLDIQIAGLPALISFSFVSDNHLAYKTLITQEMLALGYLAATSVYVCTEHTPEIIEGYFAALDPVFGLIKECEEGRDIFSLLKGPVCHSGFKRLN from the coding sequence ATGAGCATAATTGCTATTGTTCAGGCTCGTATGGGCTCCACCCGCTTTCCTAAGAAGGTAATGCGCCCCATCCTGGGGGTGCCGATGATTGAACTGTTACTGCTGCGCCTTTCTCAGGCCAAGCTGGTAGATCAAATTGTGCTGGCAACCTCTGAAGATCCACGCAATCACCCCTTAGTAGCTCATGTTAAACAGTTAGGATATCCCGTCTATCAGGGCAGTGAAAATGATGTTCTCGACCGCTACTATCAGGCAGCTAGACCCTATCACCCACAGATCGTAGTTCGTATTACCGGGGATTGTCCGCTGATTGATCCTGAAATCGTGGACGCACTGCTGGCTGAATTTCAGCTAAGCTCGGTGGATTACCTCAGTAATTGCTTGTCGCGAACTTTCCCTGACGGGCTGGATACGGAAGTTTTTACCTTCACCACCTTGGAACGAGCCAGCCACCAGGCAACTCAACTCCATGAGCGGGAACATGTCACCCCTTATATTAGGGAGTCCGGCAAGTTTTCCCTCGGAAATTATAGCCACTCTGAAGACTATTCAACCAAGCGCTGGACGGTGGATGAGCCTGAAGACTTTGAAGTGGTAACTAATGTGTTTCAGCATTTTCATCCCAGAAAAGACTTTGGCTGGTTGGAAGTCCTAAATCTCTGCCATACTCGCCCTGAACTATTTGCAGCAAATCAACAAGTTACCGGGAATCAAGGAGCGCTTATGGGGACTGGTCAAAAACTTTGGAAGCGAGCCAAACGGGTCATTCCCGGTGGTAATATGCTGTTGTCGAAGCGGGCAGAAATGTTTCTCCCCGAGCAGTGGCCTGCCTATTTTAGCAAAGCCAAGGGATGCCGTGTCTGGGATTTGGATGGCCGAGAATACATAGATATGTCCATTATGGGCATTGGCACCAACATTCTAGGGTATGGCAATCCGGAAGTGGATCAGGCCGTGGGCCAGACCATCGAAGCTGCAAATATGTCTACCTTCAACTGTCCTGAGGAGGTTTATCTAGCAGAGCGCTTAGTAGAACTTCATCCCTGGGCAGACATGGTGCGCTTTGCCCGTTCGGGGGGAGAGGCAAATGCGATCGCAATTCGCATTGCCCGAGCTGCTTCAGGAGGAGACAAGGTTGCCATCTGTGGTTATCACGGCTGGCATGACTGGTATTTGTCAGCCAATCTGGGAGACGACAAAAATTTAGCTGGCCATCTCCTGCCAGGATTAGAACCCAAGGGGGTGCCCTCTAATCTGAGCAATACGGTTTATCCATTCAACTACAATCAGTTTGATGAGTTGGAGGCACTGGTGAACCTTCACGATATTGGCGTGATTAAGATGGAGGTGTCTCGCAATCAAGGGCCGAAACCTGGGTTTTTGGAGAAAATCCGGCAACTGGCAACGGACCGCAACATCGTTTTAATTTTTGATGAATGTACCTCAGGGTTTCGTCAAACCCTAGGTGGTCTACACAAGCTCTATGGTGTCGAGCCAGACATGGCCATGTTTGGCAAGGCGTTGGGTAATGGTTACGGGATTACCGCTGTCATTGGCCGTCGTGAGATTATGGAAGCAGCCCAGAGTACGTTCATTAGCAGTACCTTTTGGACAGAGCGAATTGGGCCAACAGCGGGCTTAAAGACCCTGGAGGTGATGGAGCGAACCCATGCCTACGACCAGATTACTGAAACTGGAAAGGTGATTGGGGAACAGTGGCGGAAACTAGCAGCCAAGTATGGTCTGGATATCCAGATTGCTGGTCTTCCGGCTCTAATTAGTTTTAGCTTTGTCAGTGACAATCATCTGGCCTACAAAACCCTGATTACTCAAGAAATGCTGGCTTTGGGGTATTTGGCCGCTACCAGTGTTTATGTGTGTACGGAGCACACCCCAGAGATTATTGAGGGATACTTTGCAGCGCTGGATCCGGTGTTTGGGTTGATTAAGGAGTGTGAGGAAGGTCGGGATATATTCTCTCTGCTCAAGGGACCGGTTTGTCATAGTGGGTTCAAGCGGTTGAATTGA
- the hisF gene encoding imidazole glycerol phosphate synthase subunit HisF → MVKKRLIPKLLIKHQYLRNKVKPLLVTTRSFDDVISVGDPISQAKIYEAQLADELVVLNIDNSGIGEDSMMLGLIEQLASETFMPLAVGGGVRTVEDFAKLLERGADKISINTAALKTPELITEAANRYGAQCVVVSIDFRINASGDAQVIQGNNKSSAGRCLFDWAKEAVDRGAGELLLTDADLDGTGEGLNLAVGRAVASSISVPVILSGGCGLAEHFVQGFREGLAEGVAAGTFFCFRDQNPIQIRAHIRNAGVPIRIET, encoded by the coding sequence ATGGTTAAGAAACGTTTAATCCCTAAGCTTCTCATTAAGCACCAGTACCTCAGAAACAAGGTAAAGCCACTGCTTGTGACAACTAGATCTTTTGATGATGTAATTAGTGTTGGAGACCCGATTTCCCAGGCCAAGATCTATGAAGCACAGCTCGCCGATGAGTTGGTCGTGCTGAATATCGATAATTCTGGGATCGGTGAAGACAGCATGATGCTTGGTTTGATTGAGCAATTGGCAAGTGAGACTTTTATGCCCTTGGCAGTAGGGGGAGGTGTTCGCACCGTTGAGGATTTTGCTAAATTGCTTGAGCGGGGTGCCGATAAAATTTCTATTAACACTGCAGCACTCAAAACACCAGAGCTGATCACAGAAGCAGCTAACCGCTACGGAGCCCAATGCGTAGTCGTCTCGATTGACTTTCGAATCAATGCCTCGGGGGACGCACAAGTTATACAAGGCAATAACAAATCTTCTGCAGGTAGATGTTTGTTCGATTGGGCAAAGGAAGCCGTTGATCGCGGTGCAGGTGAATTGCTCCTGACCGATGCAGACCTTGATGGCACAGGTGAGGGGCTTAACCTAGCAGTTGGGAGAGCGGTTGCATCGAGCATATCCGTACCGGTAATTCTATCTGGTGGTTGTGGACTTGCTGAACATTTTGTTCAAGGGTTTCGAGAGGGATTAGCTGAAGGTGTGGCTGCCGGGACTTTTTTCTGTTTTCGTGACCAAAACCCGATCCAAATACGGGCACATATCAGAAATGCGGGTGTGCCGATTCGTATCGAGACGTGA
- the hisH gene encoding imidazole glycerol phosphate synthase subunit HisH, producing the protein MPEIGLIDYQAGNICSIANAFEYLGAHVIHVRSATDILQASHLVLPGVGAFGFCADRLKASGLLPAIEEWTFAMNRPILGICVGMQLFADSSDELGLHQGLGWVGGKVRKLHSSVSAIRIPHVGWNTVVFATDFGEYQSGEQADFYFDHSYAYHAPSKGQVLGTCTHGETFCAALQRDNLLAVQFHPEKSQTAGMRFLRSFLSM; encoded by the coding sequence ATGCCTGAGATCGGGTTAATTGATTACCAAGCAGGAAATATATGTTCGATTGCCAATGCATTTGAGTATCTTGGTGCCCATGTTATACATGTCCGGTCTGCTACTGATATTCTGCAAGCATCTCATCTGGTACTGCCTGGTGTTGGTGCATTTGGATTTTGTGCTGATCGGTTAAAAGCTAGTGGTCTACTGCCTGCCATTGAAGAATGGACCTTTGCTATGAACCGTCCAATCCTAGGTATTTGTGTGGGTATGCAACTTTTTGCAGATTCAAGTGATGAGTTGGGTCTGCACCAAGGGCTAGGTTGGGTTGGTGGCAAGGTCCGCAAGCTACACAGCAGTGTTTCGGCTATCCGTATTCCCCATGTCGGATGGAATACGGTTGTCTTTGCCACAGACTTTGGCGAATATCAATCTGGAGAACAGGCCGATTTTTACTTCGACCACTCCTACGCCTACCACGCACCGTCAAAGGGGCAGGTGCTAGGAACCTGTACTCATGGAGAAACATTTTGTGCAGCACTCCAAAGAGACAATCTTTTAGCAGTGCAATTTCATCCCGAGAAGAGTCAAACTGCTGGCATGAGATTCCTTCGCAGTTTCCTGTCAATGTGA
- a CDS encoding N-acetyl sugar amidotransferase codes for MGYKKKVLDLLIEEHRGKYDYDCIVPFSGGKDSTWTLYYLVKEYRLKPLVVRFDHGFMRPNLEENVKRVARKLGVDIMTFTPNWKLVQKLMLQSFLEKGDFCWHCHTGIFSYPMWVAIEKKVPLIFWGEPSAEYTAYYSYDQLEEVDEKRFNRYVNLGISADDMFVRLGGTVDERELKPYSYPPLKELRAINYCSVCLGSFIPWDAKKQSEIIHTELGWQGDIVENVPPQYDYEKIECYMQGVRDYIKFIKRGYSRPSHLVALDVRNGHMTKEQGEEMIRAYEGKRPPSLDLFLEFVGLTEEEFMEIAMSHQVSPYVHDPSKTQEGNRTPDFEQWSRDGAMERQDAEEQMRACNSCHVPCRTN; via the coding sequence TTGGGTTACAAAAAAAAAGTGCTGGATTTGCTGATTGAAGAACATCGTGGAAAGTATGACTATGATTGTATTGTTCCATTCAGTGGTGGTAAAGACAGTACCTGGACCCTTTACTATCTGGTCAAAGAATACAGATTGAAGCCCCTTGTGGTTCGATTCGATCATGGGTTTATGCGCCCCAACTTGGAAGAAAATGTCAAACGTGTTGCACGGAAATTGGGGGTTGACATCATGACCTTTACCCCTAACTGGAAGTTAGTTCAGAAGCTGATGCTCCAGTCTTTTTTGGAGAAAGGCGATTTCTGTTGGCACTGCCATACCGGTATTTTCTCCTATCCAATGTGGGTTGCCATCGAAAAGAAAGTGCCTTTGATCTTTTGGGGTGAGCCTTCAGCCGAATACACTGCCTACTACAGCTATGACCAGCTCGAAGAAGTGGATGAGAAGCGTTTTAATCGCTATGTCAATCTTGGCATCAGTGCTGATGATATGTTTGTTCGACTGGGAGGTACGGTTGACGAGCGTGAACTGAAGCCCTATTCTTACCCACCCCTTAAAGAATTGCGAGCTATCAATTATTGTTCCGTCTGCCTTGGGTCTTTTATCCCTTGGGATGCCAAAAAACAGTCTGAGATCATTCACACTGAACTAGGGTGGCAGGGCGACATCGTGGAAAATGTGCCGCCACAGTACGATTATGAAAAAATTGAATGCTACATGCAGGGCGTACGTGACTATATCAAATTCATTAAACGCGGTTATTCACGCCCTTCCCATCTAGTTGCACTAGATGTACGTAATGGTCATATGACCAAGGAACAGGGAGAGGAAATGATCAGAGCCTATGAGGGTAAACGACCGCCCAGTCTTGATCTGTTTCTTGAGTTCGTTGGTTTAACTGAGGAAGAATTCATGGAAATTGCAATGAGCCACCAAGTTTCACCCTATGTCCATGATCCCTCAAAGACTCAAGAAGGGAACCGCACACCTGATTTTGAGCAGTGGAGCCGTGATGGTGCTATGGAGCGTCAAGATGCTGAAGAACAGATGCGTGCATGTAATAGCTGTCATGTTCCTTGCCGCACTAATTAG